One genomic region from Oryzias melastigma strain HK-1 linkage group LG19, ASM292280v2, whole genome shotgun sequence encodes:
- the ppp1cab gene encoding protein phosphatase 1, catalytic subunit, alpha isozyme b: protein MAEADKLNIDSIIQRLLEVKGSRPGKNVQLTENEIRGLCLKSREIFLSQPILLELEAPLKICGDVHGQYYDLLRLFEYGGFPPESNYLFLGDYVDRGKQSLETICLLLAYKIKYPENFFLLRGNHECASINRIYGFYDECKRRYNIKLWKTFTDCFNCLPVAAIVDEKIFCCHGGLSPDLQSMEQIRRVMRPTDVPDQGLLCDLLWADPDKDVLGWGENDRGVSFTFGADVVTKFLHKHDMDLICRAHQVVEDGYEFFAKRQLVTLFSAPNYCGEFDNAGAMMSVDETLMCSFQILKPADKKLFYGGGGGMGSGRPVTPPRKTKK, encoded by the exons ttAAAGGGTCCAGACCTGGCAAAAATGTTCAGCTGACAGAAAATGAAATCCGTGGTCTCTGCCTCAAATCCCGCGAGATCTTCCTCAGCCAGCCAATCCTGCTGGAACTCGAGGCGCCCCTCAAGATTTGTG GCGACGTTCACGGACAATACTATGATCTCCTGAGGCTGTTTGAATATGGAGGCTTCCCACCAGAGAGCAACTACTTGTTTCTTGGTGACTACGTAGACCGAGGCAAGCAGTCCCTGGAAACCATCTGCCTTTTGCTGGCTTACAAGATCAAATACCCAGAAAATTTCTTTCTGCTGAGGGGAAACCACGAGTGCGCCTCTATTAACAGAATATATGGCTTCTATGACGAGT GTAAAAGGCGATACAACATAAAGCTGTGGAAGACCTTTACCGACTGCTTCAACTGTTTGCCGGTGGCTGCGATTGTCGACGAGAAGATCTTCTGTTGCCATGGAG GCCTATCTCCAGATCTCCAGTCTATGGAGCAAATCCGGCGGGTCATGCGTCCCACCGACGTGCCAGACCAGGGCCTGTTGTGCGACCTGTTGTGGGCAGACCCGGACAAAGACGTGCTGGGCTGGGGCGAGAACGACCGTGGCGTTTCCTTCACTTTTGGCGCAGACGTGGTCACAAAGTTCCTCCACAAACATGACATGGACCTCATCTGTCGAGCTCATCAG GTGGTGGAGGACGGTTATGAGTTCTTCGCAAAGAGGCAGCTGGTGACGCTGTTTTCTGCCCCCAACTACTGCGGGGAGTTTGACAACGCCGGCGCCATGATGAGCGTAGACGAGACCCTCATGTGTTCATTCCAG ATTCTGAAACCTGCAGACAAGAAGCTGTTCTACGGCGGCGGAGGGGGCATGGGTTCCGGTCGCCCCGTCACACCTCCCAGGAAAACCAAGAAATGA